The sequence GGGCCGTAACATCTCGACTCGACTGCAGACTGCCGCCCTCACCCCAGCCCTCTCCCAGAGGGAGAGGGAGCCGATCTGCGTCGTTTTCAAATCCTGAGTTCGGCTCGATAACTCAGGTCGGCGTAGATCAGTAGAGCAACTCGGTCAGTCCCCTCTCCGGCGGCAGAGGGAGCCGATCTCGGTCGCTTTCAAATCCTGAGCTCGGCTCGATATTTCAGGTCGGCGTAAATTGGCAGAACACCGCGGTCAGTCCCCTCTCCCTCTGGGAGAGGGCTAGGGTGAGGGCCTTCTAACTGACTCGCCGCTCAATCCCATGCTTACGCAGCTTTCTATAAAGCGTATTACGGCTAACCCCAAGCTGTTCAGCCGTTTGCGTCATGTGCCACCGCGTTTGTTCAAGAGCTCCGAGCAAGGCCAACCGCTCGGCGTCTTCCAGTGGATGTTCAGATAAATCAGGCTGCAAGATCGGTACCCGCCCCTGCCGAATCATCACCGGCAAATCCTCAACCCCGATCCGCCCTTCATCACACAACGCCGCCAGCGTGCGCAGCACATTGCGCAACTGCCGCACATTGCCCGGCCAGTTGAACGCCAGCAACGCCTGACGCGCCGGCTCGTCGATCAGGATCGTTTCACCGCCCGCCTCCTCGGCCAGCAGGAAATCCAGCAACTGCGATTTATCGCTACGCTCACGCAACGCCGGCAACGCTACTTCCAACCCATTGAGCCGGTAGTACAAATCCTCGCGGAAGCTTCCATCGGCGACTCGCTCCAGCAGATTGCGGTGCGTCGCACTGATAATCCGCACGTTGACCGACTCCGGCTCGCCGCCAATCGGCACCACTTGCCGATCCTCCAGCACACGCAACAAACGCGTTTGCAGCGCCAGCGGCATGTCGCCGATTTCATCGAGAAACAGCGTGCCGCCATCAGCCTGCTGCAACTTGCCGCGCATGCCGTCCTTGCGTGCGCCGGTGAAACTGCCGCCGCGATAGCCGAACAGTTCGCTCTCGATCAGGCTTTCCGGGATGGCCGCGCAGTTAAGGGCGACGAAGGCTTTGTTTGAGCGCTGGCTGGCGTGATGCACAGCCTTGGCAAAAGCCTCTTTGCCCGAGCCGGTTTCGCCATTGATCAGCAGTGGCACATCACGTTCGAAGACGCGCAGGGCTTTGCGGAAATCGGCCTGCAGCGCCTCGTCACCGAGACAGATGCCCGACAAGCGCGGCGCTTCAGCTACTACCGGCGTCGATACCATCGGTACAGCTTTGCGCGACTCACCGCGCAACACAGCAAACAGATGTCGCCCGTCACGGGTACGCAGCGGCCAACTGGCGCTGGCATTGGCGCTCGCGCGGCCAAGCAACTCATCCAGCGAACAATCGAAGAACGCCTCGACCGGTTTACCGAGCAAGCCGCCGCGAATATGCCCGAGCAAATTCAGCGCACTCTGGTTGACCGCACTGATCCGCCCTTCGCCGTCAAACGCCAGCAAGCCCTCGCTGAACAACCCGACCGATTCGGCCTGCAGATGAAAGCGCAGCAACCATTGATTATCAAAACAGCGCAGGAAGTAACAACTCTCGATCATCTTCGCCGAGAGGTTGACCAGCGCCATGGTGTGGAACTGGCTTTGCCGCGAGACATCGTGGCGCGCCGAAGACACGTCGAGCACCGCG comes from Pseudomonas sp. RU47 and encodes:
- a CDS encoding sigma-54-dependent Fis family transcriptional regulator — its product is MHDNHLSRHAQQVLTATQGKPHLHGPGADPSIARSWLRCLEDYHLDPALSMAPTVLEHGRVLESRERLQQVLQIAGNEMSSLHQQLSGAGHAVLLTDARGVILNCVTAPAERKIFERAGLWLGADWSEACEGTNGIGTCLVERQALTIHQDEHFRGRHTGLTCSASPVFDPHGELLAVLDVSSARHDVSRQSQFHTMALVNLSAKMIESCYFLRCFDNQWLLRFHLQAESVGLFSEGLLAFDGEGRISAVNQSALNLLGHIRGGLLGKPVEAFFDCSLDELLGRASANASASWPLRTRDGRHLFAVLRGESRKAVPMVSTPVVAEAPRLSGICLGDEALQADFRKALRVFERDVPLLINGETGSGKEAFAKAVHHASQRSNKAFVALNCAAIPESLIESELFGYRGGSFTGARKDGMRGKLQQADGGTLFLDEIGDMPLALQTRLLRVLEDRQVVPIGGEPESVNVRIISATHRNLLERVADGSFREDLYYRLNGLEVALPALRERSDKSQLLDFLLAEEAGGETILIDEPARQALLAFNWPGNVRQLRNVLRTLAALCDEGRIGVEDLPVMIRQGRVPILQPDLSEHPLEDAERLALLGALEQTRWHMTQTAEQLGVSRNTLYRKLRKHGIERRVS